One Glycine soja cultivar W05 chromosome 7, ASM419377v2, whole genome shotgun sequence genomic window, AACATCAATTCTTTAATTCTTAAGcacaaataaatgttaaataattatttttaaagacaattttgctttattttctatcatcaaagtacaattatttagcagttatcatacACAAAACTATGTTTCCACTGATATATAATGCAATGTCTCTTCTATCCTAAATTCTGACCCTAGTGTGAGTCATTACACTCTTCCACCTCGTACTAATAGAGGACAACCCCCAATTGAGGATGAACTCATTCTTAATTGTAAGGTCAAATACCCCATAAACAACTACATGTCATCTAAAAATTTGTCCAAGACATATGTCAATTTTGTATCTCAATCATCTACTACATTTACTCCTAGTAATTTGCAGGAAGCTCTAGCAGATTCTAGGTGGATCCAGGCaatgaaaacagaaatggaAGCATTGGAGAAAAATGCTACTTGGGAACTTGTAACCTTACCAAATGGAAAGAGTAGATGGGTGTTTACTTTCAAACATAAAGCTGATGGAAGTGTGGAGAAATATAAAGCAAGGCTAGTTACAAAGGGTTACACTCAATTCTTTGGGGGTTGATTACTAAGAAACCGTTACACTAGTTGCAAAGCTCAATACAGTGAGGGTGTTATTATCAATAGTAGCAAATCAAGATTGGTCACTTCTTCAATTCGAtgcaaaaaatgtctttttacaTGGAGATTTAATGAAAGAAGTTTATATGGATCCTCCTCCCAGTATACCAAAGTACTCAAATATTCCTTTGGTGTGTAAGCTTAAAAAGACCCTATACGGATTGAAACAATCACTTGGTTTGTAAGATTTACAAAGTCTATGAAGTTTTTCGATTACACACAAAGCAATTTTGATCACACCTTGTTTCTCAAGCATAATCAAGGTAAAATCACTGCATTgataatatatgttgatgatatgatTGTGACCGAAAATGATCCTGATGAAATTTTAAGCTTACAGAGACATTTAGCTTCTGAATTTGACATGAATCAGCCTGGCgatctcaaatattttttaggaaTCGAAATTGCAAGGTCTAAGCATGGCATCTTCCTTTCTCAAAGAAAGTATGTTTTAGACTTGTTCACTGAAACATGAATGCTTGGGTGTAAACTAATTGATACTCCCATAGAACAaaagcacaaaaattttcattgtGTTGATGCAACCAGTGCAGATAAAGGAAGATATCAAAGACTAGTGAGAAAGTTAGTTTACTTGTCTCATACTAGACCAGACATAGCATGTGCAGTCAATGTCGTGAGCCAATTTATGCATGACACAAAAAAACCGCATATGAATGTTGTTGAACGGATATTAAGGTACTTAAAATCTGCATCAGGAAAAGGTTTGTTATTCTCAAATCATGGTCACCTCAAAGTTGAGGGTTGTACTAATGCTGATTGGGATTGATCAGTAGATGACAGAAGGTCTACCGTTGGCTACTTCACTTTTGTGGGAGGAAATCTAGTAACCTGGAGAAGTAAAAAGCAACAAGTAGTTGCTAGATCAAGTGCTGAAGTAGAGTTTAGAGGGATGACAGTTGGGATATGTGAACTGTTATGGATTAGAAGTCTTTTAAAGGATATTGGATATGAACAAAAGGATGCAATGAAACTTTGTTGTGACAATAAATCAGCCATAAAGATTGCTAACAATCCCGTCTAACATGATCGTGCAAAACATGTGGAAATTGACAGACATTTCatcaaagaaaagattaaagATGATATTATTGCCtttccttttgtaaaatcatAACAACAACTTGCTGATATGCTGACCAAGACAGTAGCATCCAAGGCCCTTAGTAGTTCTCTTGACAAGTTGAGAATGTGTGGCATTCATGTACCAACTTGAGAAGGGGTGTTAGAATCCATTAATTGTAGGGATTAGTTATgatttgaattataattaatCCAAATCCTGgtatattttctccttttttaattgtgattctattttgatattttatcctCAATAATCATGAAGAGATGATAAAAAAGATCATGTATTTATTCAGTGTCTCATATCAATGAAAATGACTAGATACCATTTTCTTAACACTTCCTTTCCACAACTTAAACTAACAACCTCTATCTCATATAGTTAAATCACACTACATCTTTTATAATGAGATGTGtaagataaaacaaaaagtctactataattaattttaaaaaaatcaacatgcattgcataacatCCTAATAAAACAcctgttataattttttttttcaaatctccTATCAATTTGCTTTCTTCACCTAAACTTGGGGAATTAATGAATActtgacatattttttttatgtttatcatACTCTcaaagacacaaacacaaaaatggatttttaaatttttatatatttattatgtacaAAATggatttttccttaaaaaaataatcaagaaaaagaaaatgttggAAATGATTTTGAGATTCTTTCCATATTGAAGTATGAAACTACCATTTCTATTATTGCATGCTCATAAaagaaatttctttttttttcttcctatttttaACTATGATCATCAATAAACCTTGAATTTGTATTAATATCTGCTGTTgtaattaatgaaaaagaaatcaagtaaTAGACATAGAAATCTAAAATAAAGGCAGTTGCAGCCACAAAATGTTTTGCCCACTCGCGTAAGATGTGCAAGCAGAAAGAAACTCATAAAACAGCTATTAAGTTTAAGTGCATGTGCTGATCTCAAGCAGACAAGAATCTTAATTCCCACCCACAATACCGTTCTCAAAAACACTTTTgattaaacaaaattcaaaagatcctGTAAATAGTTTCTTATTAGCCCCCTGCAAAATACAGTAACAGGAAATGCAATGccagaagaaattaaaatagagaatACAAACCCACCCAACATAGTTGCTCCTATATTAATCAAAACTACCATACAAACAATAAATGTTTGACACAAATTACCCCAAACCTAGTCTGCACACggacattaaaataaaataaaataaaaataaagtagtgAAGATTTGTTTACACGTTATTAAAATCCAAGATGTATActgcacaaaattaaaataaataaaatattataaaaaataaacataactaaacattaacaaaaaaaatacttgactatcaaaagcaaaagcaaaaggtggataaaaaaatagttagaaCCATGTACTCTTATATACAGATATATATAGGCataaagaaggagaaagagaatgaAGAAGTTAGGAATTATTAATAGTAACTTATGGCTAAGCACTGGGTGAGAAAGAAACAGTTAGGAATTAGTATTAGTAACTTACATCTAATATGGTAGGCTATGTTTAAGCAATGGTAGGCTGACAAATGAAGAGGTTAAGAATTGCAAAATTTAATATGGTAGGTTATAACTAATATGGAGGTTTAGGAAGGAAAAAATGTTGGAGACGTGagtgaatttatatatattaagataagataataaagataaaaatatctcaaatattttaaactattttattagtaattaaatagtgcatgaaatataattaattttaattgtatcttttattattgaacattattgttttaatacatttaaaattattaaaataatctcaAACTTTTGAGAGGGAATTCTGAGAttgtgtatatattattttatataacaaagatgtcacaatatattttaaattattttatttgtaactaaataatgcatggaatataattaaagatattttaattacatctattattattaaatattattgttttaatgcgtttaaaattaataagataacttcaaattatattattttatataataaatattcgtTAAACATTTAAGAATAGTCATGATagaataattgataattaatgttattctcctgcaatttcttttctttttaaataaaccaaaaaatgaaTGTTTTTACTTTCtactttattatcattttttaatttataaagcaaattgtataaaaaaaattattttcttttctacatTTTTTACTATAATATTCGGTGGATTAGTAAATTACTAGTaagaaaatattgtaaaaacagaatttaatttatatgcactattagtgtaaaatatataatttgtcaCGAATATCTACTCAACTACCATATGCTATTTTAACGAAGAAGATGATGTAGTTCTAGGCTTAACTctttttagagaaaatattaGTAACAAATTGTTTATTGGTTTATAACTCTCACGTCTATTATTAGAGTAGCCCAATTTACTACCTTTTGTACCGCAAACTTAATGACATTCTTAATTGAAGTAGCTTTTTGTGTCAATTGAGACCAAGTTTCTTGACGAACTACTTATTGACCAAGTTTATTGAGACAAAGTAGCTTTATGTGCATTCAGGGGAAATAATTCCCGTAAGTGTTGGGCTGAACTTGAATGTCACGCTACTTTATGGACAGCTTTAGGAAGTAACTAGGTGAAAAGTGTGTGTGTATTAAGGCAAATTTGAATAACAACAAAGTTCATATTCATAAAGGATGTTATATTTAAACATAACTCAACCGCTAATGCAAGTCCTCAAGTTGTATGAAAAGATAGGGATGATATCAATAACCATATGTAACaacatattttagaaaaatgacaGGAACAAAACTACTATGACTATAAAGttcatatcatataaattcaagacataataataagtaaaagcaAACTAGATTTTCCCAATTTGTGAATGATTGATGTCACTCTATCTTCCATTTGGTTCAGTGAGCCTTGATCTGCACCCTACCTGTTCTAGAAACTTAGTAAGTCGCAAGTGTTTTGCAGCCCATTGTTCAGCCAACTTTTGCTCCTTGCTTTCAGCATCTCTTCTCAGCCCTGCCAACTGCTCCCTATATTCTGCTTCAATTCTATCCAATGCAGCCGTTTGCTCCTCCCTCAGAGCTTTGATTTTCGCTTCGATTTCCTCCATCTTCTCCCTCCTTCGCCCAGCCTTCTCAGACTCCAACTGCAGCTCCACCCTGCTTAACCGCCATGCTGCCTCCTTCTTATGCCCGGCCAAAGCATGATGCACTTCATCCAACTCCTTGCAGCACTCCACTAGCTCAGACATCACCATGTTCTCACCAAATGCTAGAACGGCCCCGTGAGGCGCCACATTCCCCAAAACAAGAGGACTAGCATTGTCCTGTCCTCTGACGGGGGGCTGCATCCATGGAGGAGGCGCTGCCACCGTCGAGGGAGAAAGACTAAGAGTCACAGAAGGGGAGGGTGGCCTCACAGGTGCAGTGCCATTGGAATTGGAAAGCCAAGACGGAAGCAAGGCTGGTGCAGGAGCCGGTGCATCAGCATGCAGAAAAGAACTGTTGGAAGTAGCCATAAcaaatgatgttgatgttgatgttgaaggCCTTTCTTTCACTAGCTTCTCTGCAAAACTCTCAAGGATATGCTCGTACTTGCTATCGTTAATTGGGTCAATGGTGCAGTTATTCCCCTTTGTTTCCCTTTGCTGCTTCTCTTTGAACACTTCCCACCACTTCCCTAACCTCTTTGCTGTGCGACCAGGGACTTGTGCTGCAATTTTCTTCCACTTGTTGCCGTGTGTTGCTTGAAGGTTGATGACTAGACGCTGCTCTTCCTCTGTAAGAGATCCTTTCTTAATGCCGGGCTTGAGGTAGTTCTTCCACCTTTCTAAGCATGACTTGGCATCCCTGTTAAGAGGTGTGTTCATGCGCTGAGACACCAGATTCCATTCCCTAGGACCATACTGTTTGACATATGCGCGTagtaaagcatcctcttcagcTCTCCAACGTTGCCTATCCTTCATTTCCAAGTGCAAATCCCACAACCAGTTGCTTGGAACTTGGAATCTTCATGATGTCTCTACAAAATTCGTGACAATTTATTGCATCAATTCACCAGAGTTCCAGAGAGAAACAAACTAGTATGGGGAGGGGGAGTGTTTGATTTTCAACAATTTCCAATCATATGTGCACAAATGACCAATTCCTGAATTCTTATTACCAATGCCTTCATACCATGTTCAAAACAAGCATATAACTCAggtaaatgaagaaaagacaaGATCATCCTCCATGAATATATAGTTAAACACAATACAAAACTATCTGTAACAAGAATTGACCTTATATTCAATTGGGATCAGACAGAGATCAAAATGATTAAGCCATTAATAAAAACTTAAcatgttgtatttattttaaaatacaatctACCAAAAGAAACAGACACAAAGATTCTGCATCATTTTCTCTCTCGCTTCACTTGTTCTTGTATTGCAGTAACAGACATGTTAAAAAATAGAGTTCATGCGACAATGCCAAATACATGTCAGATATCAGGAATGAAAACTAATATGCAATGAAGCATCTAACAGAAACAACAATGCACGCAACATACATTTTGTAAGAGATCGCGTGATAAGAACAGAAATGCTCAAGGATCAATACCTTCAACTTCAAAGCAACAATTGTTTTTTTCTCAGCCTAAGTGCCTACAACAATACCATTCTTTCATAATTTCAGTCAGTGAATCTATATAAAGTCTTTTTTTCATGAATTAGTTTCATGTGCTCTTCTAACATTACAATCAAGAACCATGAATGAGAAAAAACTGCACTAGTGTCTGCACACCCCTCCCCCTCACACGAAACAGTTCTTGACTAATTTTTCAATCACTGGTTTAGATTATTATCCACACACACAAGCAACAGTTATGCACTCATCAATTCATGAACAGACCAAAAGGGTGACTCAAACAGTGTTCAGAGCATCTATTGCAGGCAGACACGAAGACATAATGATTAACCTTAAACACTCGAGGCGATGGTAATTAAAACAGAGagcaacagaaaaaaaaaaatcaacgagCAGCTACAAATTCAGGAACTTTATGAAATAATCTGAAGCAACACCAAAGTAAGGGCACATAAACCGAAACATGTAGCACGATATTGACATAACATCAAAGCACATCAAGACACTAAGACAAAAACTGAAAAGAGCTTCACTGCACTTTCTCACTAGTAACAAATTCACATGAACCAAATCCTCAAACATGCACACAAAATGCAAATATCATAGCAAAACCATAACAAACATCACCAACAAATTTACAAAGCAACCCgtttgatttttaaaagaaaaactcaagAATCCACTTAGCCAcaacctacaaaaaaaaaattttgaaaaaaaagaacttttttTCGTACTAGGTAGCATAGCACAGTACCCCAAATGGTTCATACACGCCACGTAAAAAATGGAGGCACCACAGATGGTTAAAAAcgaaaaagatgaagaagaaatgCTCACCAAGGTTCTTTGTGTGTGTGAAATGAGAAAGGAGCTATGAGGCGTTGTTCTGGTCCATGAAACAACGGCACCAAGTTGAAGAAGTGGTGAGTTCTTAAACAGAGAGAAAGTGGAAACCGAGGTTGGAGAGAGTGTTGGAGTAAAGACAGAGAAGTGAAGTAAAAATGGACCAGAGAGAGAGGAAAGCGTGATAAGACAAGACATGGAGAGAGACCCCACAGTATgacagagagaaagagagggtaCGTCAGTTTCAGCGCTTAATATGCGAGAAAGAAACCCAAGGGCACGCGAATGATAAGGGACACACATCATATGATAACTTTCCTCATGCGCCCTTAACGACTTCACTCTAATTGCTAATTACAAGGATAACGATGTTTTTTAGCAACTTACAAGGATCAATTACAGTTACACTTAAAATGTTGCTTAGTTAGTTGGGTCTTTGAAACTCATTAGAATATCTGCGCATGATTTCAGGAGTTATTAGTAAGATTCTTACATCCGTGATCATTTTAAACCCACACGTAGCACATCCTTGtgtgaatttcaatttttatttttatagtattttt contains:
- the LOC114418932 gene encoding transcription factor AS1-like, giving the protein MKDRQRWRAEEDALLRAYVKQYGPREWNLVSQRMNTPLNRDAKSCLERWKNYLKPGIKKGSLTEEEQRLVINLQATHGNKWKKIAAQVPGRTAKRLGKWWEVFKEKQQRETKGNNCTIDPINDSKYEHILESFAEKLVKERPSTSTSTSFVMATSNSSFLHADAPAPAPALLPSWLSNSNGTAPVRPPSPSVTLSLSPSTVAAPPPWMQPPVRGQDNASPLVLGNVAPHGAVLAFGENMVMSELVECCKELDEVHHALAGHKKEAAWRLSRVELQLESEKAGRRREKMEEIEAKIKALREEQTAALDRIEAEYREQLAGLRRDAESKEQKLAEQWAAKHLRLTKFLEQVGCRSRLTEPNGR